A region from the Desulfoglaeba alkanexedens ALDC genome encodes:
- a CDS encoding MBL fold metallo-hydrolase, whose amino-acid sequence MPLLFQLLASGSKGNAVLVSSPTTQVLVDTGLSGKETIRRLDKTFARTGALQALVVTHEHQDHVRGVGVLSRRFGLPVYLTRGTLEHLPHSVGTLAEIQLFQPGQAFTIGDLTFHAFSTSHDAADPVGFVVDHNGTRLGVCTDLGTATQLVKTRLAGCHGLIVEANHDPQLLMNGPYPFHLKQRIRSRHGHLSNDDTCHLLEALHHPSLRTVVLAHLSEVNNRPDLVARCVASHLAGPQWSPIRFIVAAQHEVSEEAELP is encoded by the coding sequence ATGCCGCTTCTTTTTCAGCTGCTTGCCAGCGGTTCCAAGGGCAACGCCGTTTTGGTTTCCAGCCCCACGACCCAGGTACTGGTCGACACGGGACTGAGCGGGAAGGAGACGATCCGGCGTCTGGACAAGACCTTCGCACGCACCGGGGCCCTCCAGGCTCTGGTCGTCACGCACGAACACCAGGATCACGTGCGGGGCGTCGGGGTTCTGAGCCGCCGGTTCGGGCTTCCGGTCTACCTCACCCGGGGAACCCTGGAGCACCTGCCGCACAGCGTGGGAACTCTGGCGGAAATACAGCTTTTTCAGCCCGGCCAGGCCTTCACCATCGGCGACCTGACCTTCCATGCCTTTTCGACATCCCACGACGCCGCCGACCCGGTTGGGTTCGTGGTCGATCACAACGGAACCCGGCTGGGGGTCTGCACCGACCTGGGGACCGCCACACAGCTGGTGAAAACCCGCCTCGCCGGGTGCCACGGGCTCATCGTGGAGGCCAACCACGACCCTCAACTGCTCATGAACGGCCCCTACCCGTTCCACCTCAAGCAGCGTATACGAAGCCGGCACGGTCACCTGAGCAACGATGACACGTGCCATCTGCTGGAGGCCCTGCATCATCCGTCCCTTCGGACGGTGGTCCTGGCTCATCTGAGTGAAGTCAACAACCGTCCGGACCTGGTCGCCCGGTGCGTCGCATCTCACCTGGCCGGCCCGCAATGGAGCCCCATCCGTTTCATCGTCGCCGCCCAGCATGAGGTCAGCGAAGAAGCGGAACTTCCATGA
- the secF gene encoding protein translocase subunit SecF, which yields MEFIRPDININFVGMRFKAFVLSLVLIVLGLGTLAWRGGLKLGVDFSGGTVIQVQFQKPTTPSEIREALSGLGIAQGAIQRVGSREDNEYLIRTEVSFTGLKNVGDEIQAELDKHFGPGQSTIRSVEMVGPKVGEDLREKALLAIYYALLFIALYISGRFELKWGTSGVMAGTLVAGVYLLGAVGAPMSLLIAAALVLTLVLCWVLKLPFALGAVVSLVHDVLITISAFAFTDKEFSLTIVAALLTIVGYSLNDTIIVYDRIRENLRKTGRRGELKEIVNTSINQTLSRTILTSGTTLLVVLCLFVFGGSVIHDFAFALLVGIGVGTYSSIFVASPLLILYEDWSAKPRPATRTAG from the coding sequence ATGGAATTTATCAGGCCGGACATCAACATCAACTTCGTCGGCATGCGGTTCAAGGCGTTCGTCCTGTCATTGGTCCTGATCGTCCTGGGGCTGGGAACCCTTGCCTGGCGGGGCGGTCTGAAACTGGGCGTTGATTTTTCCGGTGGGACCGTTATCCAGGTCCAATTCCAAAAGCCGACCACACCGAGTGAAATCCGGGAAGCCCTCTCGGGACTGGGGATCGCTCAAGGGGCCATCCAGCGGGTGGGTTCCCGGGAAGACAACGAATACCTGATCCGGACAGAAGTGAGTTTCACGGGCCTCAAGAACGTTGGCGACGAAATCCAGGCCGAACTGGACAAGCATTTCGGGCCGGGGCAGAGCACCATCCGCTCCGTGGAAATGGTCGGGCCGAAAGTGGGTGAAGATTTGCGGGAGAAGGCGCTTCTCGCCATTTACTACGCCCTGCTTTTCATCGCGCTGTATATTTCGGGTCGCTTTGAGCTGAAATGGGGAACCAGCGGGGTCATGGCGGGAACGCTGGTGGCGGGCGTCTACCTGCTGGGGGCCGTGGGGGCGCCCATGAGTCTTCTCATCGCGGCGGCCCTGGTCCTGACGCTCGTCCTGTGCTGGGTGCTGAAGCTTCCCTTCGCCCTGGGCGCCGTGGTTTCTCTGGTTCACGATGTGCTCATCACCATTTCGGCGTTCGCGTTCACCGACAAGGAATTTTCCCTTACCATTGTAGCGGCGCTGCTCACCATCGTGGGCTACTCGCTGAACGACACCATCATCGTCTACGACCGCATCCGAGAAAACCTCAGAAAAACCGGCCGGCGCGGAGAACTGAAGGAAATCGTAAACACCAGCATCAACCAGACCCTCAGCCGCACCATCCTCACTTCGGGTACGACCCTTCTTGTGGTCTTGTGCCTGTTCGTCTTCGGAGGCAGCGTCATCCATGACTTCGCGTTCGCGCTGCTGGTGGGGATCGGCGTCGGCACCTATTCCTCGATCTTCGTGGCCAGTCCGCTTCTTATCCTTTATGAAGACTGGTCGGCCAAGCCCCGGCCGGCTACCAGGACCGCCGGGTAG
- the yajC gene encoding preprotein translocase subunit YajC — protein sequence MNLVSLAHAMGTAGQGTTGGGAGGGLAAFLPLILMVGIFYFLLIRPQQKKQKQHRAMLQNLQKGDVVLTQGGLQGKITGLTDSVVTLEIADKVRVKVHRGYIASLVSRGEPVE from the coding sequence ATGAATCTTGTGAGTTTGGCCCACGCCATGGGCACGGCAGGCCAGGGAACGACCGGTGGAGGAGCCGGTGGGGGCTTGGCGGCGTTCCTTCCCTTGATCTTGATGGTGGGTATTTTCTATTTCCTCCTGATACGCCCGCAACAGAAGAAACAGAAACAGCACCGCGCCATGCTCCAGAACCTGCAGAAGGGCGATGTGGTCCTGACCCAGGGTGGACTTCAGGGAAAAATCACCGGGCTCACCGATTCCGTGGTTACCCTGGAGATCGCTGACAAAGTACGGGTGAAAGTGCATCGGGGGTATATCGCATCCTTGGTTTCCAGGGGAGAACCCGTGGAATAG
- the rpsO gene encoding 30S ribosomal protein S15: protein MVLTPERKKEIIDTFKTHPTDTGSPEVQIALLSERISYLTEHFKTHKKDHHSRRGLLKLVGQRRQLLNYLKKKNIHRYQTVIERLGLRR, encoded by the coding sequence GTGGTATTGACCCCTGAGCGGAAAAAGGAAATCATCGACACTTTCAAGACCCACCCGACGGACACAGGGTCGCCGGAAGTCCAGATCGCTCTTTTGAGCGAGCGCATCAGTTACCTGACCGAGCATTTCAAGACCCACAAGAAAGATCACCATTCGCGGAGGGGGCTTTTGAAGCTGGTGGGGCAACGCCGCCAGTTGCTGAACTATCTGAAGAAGAAAAACATCCATCGCTACCAGACGGTTATCGAGAGGCTGGGGCTGCGCCGCTGA
- the tgt gene encoding tRNA guanosine(34) transglycosylase Tgt codes for MLEFRVVARDGRARRGRLVTARGVTVETPVFMPVGTQATVKSLSPDELESLGASIILGNTYHLYLRPGAERVARLGGLHRFMAWHRAILTDSGGFQVFSLARTRAVEEEGVRFQSHIDGSSHFIRPETAMEIQRLLGSDIAMCFDECTPYPVTRDYAEESMRRTVRWAERCRRSRTGDHQAVFGIVQGSVFADLRKACLEALQEIGFEGYAVGSLSVGEPKETMLSVLEELAPCLPEERPRYLMGVGTPEDLVEGVRLGIDMFDCVMPTRNARNGALFTSSGNLQIKNSRFADDSEPIERGCTCYTCRRFSRAYLRHLFLARELLAYRLNTLHNLHYYLKLMADIRNAVEAGSFESWRKDFYERRSGGSS; via the coding sequence ATGCTGGAGTTTCGTGTGGTGGCTCGTGACGGCAGGGCGCGACGGGGGCGCTTGGTCACGGCACGCGGTGTGACGGTGGAGACACCGGTTTTCATGCCGGTCGGTACCCAGGCGACGGTGAAAAGCCTTTCTCCGGACGAACTGGAGTCGCTGGGGGCCTCCATCATCCTGGGAAACACCTATCACCTTTACCTGCGTCCCGGTGCCGAGCGTGTGGCGCGCCTGGGAGGACTCCACCGCTTCATGGCGTGGCATCGGGCGATTCTCACCGATAGTGGGGGATTCCAGGTGTTCAGCCTGGCCCGGACCCGCGCCGTCGAAGAGGAGGGCGTGAGGTTTCAGTCCCACATCGACGGGTCCTCGCATTTTATCCGGCCGGAAACGGCCATGGAGATTCAACGCCTTCTGGGTTCCGACATCGCCATGTGCTTCGATGAATGCACGCCCTATCCGGTAACCCGCGACTACGCGGAAGAATCGATGAGGCGCACCGTGCGGTGGGCCGAACGGTGCCGGCGGTCGCGAACGGGCGATCATCAGGCGGTCTTCGGGATCGTCCAAGGCAGTGTGTTTGCCGACTTGAGAAAGGCGTGCCTGGAAGCGTTGCAGGAGATCGGGTTCGAAGGCTATGCCGTCGGAAGTCTTTCGGTGGGGGAACCGAAAGAAACGATGCTTTCGGTCCTGGAAGAACTGGCGCCGTGCCTCCCCGAAGAACGCCCGCGCTATCTCATGGGCGTCGGGACCCCCGAAGACCTGGTGGAAGGCGTGCGCCTCGGCATCGACATGTTCGATTGCGTCATGCCGACCCGGAACGCTCGAAACGGGGCGCTCTTCACATCCAGCGGAAATCTTCAGATCAAGAACAGCCGCTTTGCCGACGATTCCGAGCCCATCGAACGGGGGTGCACCTGCTATACCTGCCGCCGCTTCTCCCGGGCCTACCTCCGCCATCTTTTTCTCGCCCGGGAACTGCTGGCCTACCGGCTCAACACGCTCCATAACCTCCACTACTACCTGAAGCTCATGGCCGACATTCGAAACGCCGTCGAAGCGGGAAGCTTCGAATCCTGGAGGAAGGACTTTTATGAAAGGCGTTCGGGCGGGTCTTCATGA
- the secD gene encoding protein translocase subunit SecD, producing the protein MKTLKWRAVLVILVIGAALVYLLPTVSSSLPAWWSGVFPTERIHLGLDLQGGMHLVLEVQVDEAVKNTAERLAADLKERLREANVPFRNVERTDPWDLRVELAQAADPSKLKDLLEKEFPMLEWVREETRDGNFSAVYRLRESEADHVRRLAVDQALETIRNRVDQFGVSEPDIRPQGEDRILVQLPGIKDPQRAIELIGKTALLEFKLVAEGVSPQDIRSGNLPPRTAVYRMKHFDPATGRTTESEIALIDRTLMTGETITDARVQIDTQYNTPYVSLEFDPQGARIFERITAENVKKRLAIVLDGVVYSAPVIQERISGGRASITGSFTMEEARDLAIVLRAGALPAPVVVLEERTVGPSLGRDSIQKGFFSMLVGGALIVVFMVFYYRLAGAVADMALLINMILILGALAAFQATLTLPGIAGIILTIGMAVDANVLIYERIREETRLGKTLRAAVEAGYSRATMTILDANVTTLIAAVVLFQFGTGPVKGFAVTLCIGILASMFTAIIVTRLVFDYLLIHRRMKTLNV; encoded by the coding sequence TTGAAGACTCTGAAGTGGCGGGCGGTTCTGGTGATCTTAGTCATCGGGGCGGCCCTGGTCTACCTGTTGCCGACTGTCAGCTCGTCGCTGCCGGCATGGTGGTCCGGGGTGTTTCCGACGGAAAGGATCCATCTGGGACTGGACCTCCAGGGCGGCATGCATCTCGTGCTCGAGGTTCAGGTGGACGAAGCGGTGAAGAACACCGCCGAACGGCTTGCTGCAGACTTGAAGGAAAGGCTTCGAGAGGCGAACGTTCCATTCCGGAACGTGGAACGCACGGACCCTTGGGACCTGCGGGTGGAGCTCGCTCAGGCGGCCGATCCATCGAAGTTGAAGGATCTCCTGGAAAAAGAGTTTCCCATGCTGGAGTGGGTGCGGGAAGAGACCCGGGACGGGAATTTTTCCGCGGTCTACCGACTGAGGGAAAGCGAAGCGGACCACGTGCGGCGGCTGGCGGTCGACCAGGCCCTGGAGACCATTCGGAACCGCGTGGATCAGTTCGGTGTCTCCGAACCCGATATCCGTCCCCAGGGGGAAGATCGCATCCTGGTTCAACTGCCGGGGATCAAGGATCCTCAACGGGCTATCGAGCTGATCGGAAAGACCGCCCTGTTGGAATTCAAGCTCGTGGCGGAGGGCGTTTCGCCTCAAGACATTCGGTCGGGCAACCTGCCGCCGCGCACTGCGGTCTATCGCATGAAGCATTTCGACCCCGCTACGGGCCGGACGACCGAGTCCGAAATCGCCCTGATCGATCGAACCCTGATGACGGGCGAAACCATTACCGACGCTCGGGTCCAGATCGACACTCAGTACAACACGCCTTACGTGTCGCTGGAATTCGACCCGCAGGGGGCCAGGATCTTCGAGCGCATCACCGCCGAAAACGTCAAGAAGCGCCTGGCGATCGTCCTGGACGGCGTGGTCTATTCGGCACCGGTCATCCAGGAGAGGATTTCGGGCGGGAGGGCGAGCATCACCGGGTCGTTCACCATGGAAGAAGCGCGGGACCTTGCGATCGTGCTGCGGGCGGGCGCTCTGCCCGCTCCCGTCGTCGTGCTTGAAGAGCGCACGGTCGGTCCCAGCCTCGGAAGGGACTCCATCCAGAAGGGGTTCTTCTCCATGCTGGTGGGCGGGGCCCTCATCGTCGTCTTCATGGTGTTTTACTATCGCTTGGCGGGTGCTGTGGCCGATATGGCGCTCCTGATCAACATGATTCTTATCCTGGGGGCGCTCGCGGCCTTCCAGGCGACCCTCACGCTGCCCGGGATCGCCGGCATCATCCTGACCATCGGTATGGCCGTCGACGCCAATGTGCTCATCTACGAACGGATTCGCGAAGAAACCCGGCTGGGCAAGACGCTCCGGGCGGCGGTGGAAGCGGGCTATTCCCGGGCCACCATGACCATCCTCGACGCCAACGTGACCACCCTCATCGCGGCCGTCGTACTCTTCCAGTTCGGAACCGGGCCGGTCAAGGGATTCGCGGTCACCCTGTGCATCGGAATCCTGGCGAGCATGTTCACGGCCATCATCGTCACGCGGCTGGTTTTCGACTACCTGCTGATCCACCGACGGATGAAAACGCTGAATGTCTGA
- the queA gene encoding tRNA preQ1(34) S-adenosylmethionine ribosyltransferase-isomerase QueA: MADRPTYRLDDYDYELPGRLIAQSPTPQRDRCRLMVLERASGRLEHRSFRDLPDYLQAGDVLVLNDTRVVPARLLGRKDTGGRVELLVLDPYKDPDVGVREGYRCLLRASKPPRRGSRLFLEQEVMARVMGEVREGRVTVRFETGSPLMEILERAGRVPLPPYIRRNDDAVSFEDGKDYQTIYAAKPGAVAAPTAGLHFTENLLGCLEGKGVETVRLTLHVGYGTFSPIRVEDIREHGIHAEWTEIGEEASQRIREVRRAGRRVVAVGTTVVRALEYTAARFGEVSPFAGFCDHYIYPGFRFRVVDAMVTNFHLPKSSLILLVSAFAGRETILAAYAEAVRKEYRFYSYGDAMLIV, translated from the coding sequence ATGGCGGATAGACCGACGTACCGGTTGGACGACTATGATTATGAGCTTCCCGGCCGGCTGATCGCCCAGTCGCCCACTCCCCAAAGAGACCGCTGCCGGCTCATGGTGCTGGAGCGCGCATCCGGCCGCCTGGAACATCGATCCTTCAGGGACCTTCCGGATTACCTGCAAGCGGGGGACGTTCTGGTTCTAAACGATACGCGGGTCGTTCCGGCTCGGCTTCTGGGACGGAAAGACACCGGAGGCCGAGTGGAACTCTTGGTGCTGGACCCTTACAAGGATCCTGACGTGGGGGTCCGCGAAGGGTATCGCTGCCTGTTGAGGGCATCCAAGCCGCCGCGGCGGGGGAGCCGGCTTTTCCTGGAACAGGAAGTGATGGCGCGGGTGATGGGAGAGGTTCGCGAGGGCCGGGTCACCGTCAGGTTCGAAACCGGGTCCCCGCTTATGGAGATCCTGGAACGGGCCGGAAGGGTGCCGCTTCCGCCTTATATCCGGCGGAACGACGATGCGGTTTCTTTCGAGGACGGAAAGGATTATCAGACGATCTATGCCGCGAAGCCGGGCGCCGTTGCGGCGCCGACGGCGGGCCTCCACTTTACCGAAAACCTCCTGGGATGCCTCGAGGGAAAAGGCGTGGAAACGGTCCGCCTGACACTCCACGTGGGCTACGGCACCTTCTCACCCATCCGAGTGGAGGATATCCGGGAACATGGAATCCACGCCGAATGGACCGAGATCGGTGAGGAGGCTTCTCAGAGGATTCGGGAAGTCCGCCGGGCGGGCCGGCGGGTGGTGGCGGTGGGGACCACGGTGGTCCGCGCGCTGGAGTACACGGCCGCCCGGTTCGGCGAGGTTTCACCCTTTGCCGGGTTCTGCGACCATTACATCTATCCCGGCTTCCGATTCCGCGTTGTGGATGCCATGGTGACCAATTTCCACCTTCCGAAGTCTTCGTTGATCCTGCTGGTGTCGGCCTTCGCCGGGAGGGAAACCATCCTGGCCGCTTACGCGGAAGCCGTTCGAAAAGAATACCGGTTTTACAGCTATGGGGACGCCATGCTGATCGTTTGA
- a CDS encoding universal stress protein, translated as MNPLPKALLLPINETEESLRPIHFLTRLYPKRDHISLILHYLVPPLSPVYQQKPATEAIASRKKELLREREAKAREILEEAKKVLLREGFSEDVIHEHVQEKELSVAHHACRLADFKKVDAVIVQKQTRSRLEEFMKGDPHSALLHHCIVSPIWFVDGQPEPSRAVICVQENDASLRAVDHAAFMLAETEVTLELVHFSRSVNHPIRCPLTDTTSAFRSWHAGQGRAIQGFFDQVLKVVHDADFDADRARWSIQLSKGKVASEILDYCKREKAGIAVLGHAGSRDGTWDFLRSSITKTVLTDFKDMAVWVNQ; from the coding sequence ATGAACCCTCTGCCAAAAGCGTTGCTGCTTCCCATCAACGAGACGGAAGAGTCGCTCCGGCCCATCCATTTCCTCACCCGACTCTACCCCAAGCGGGACCACATCAGCCTCATCCTTCACTACCTGGTTCCCCCCCTTTCGCCCGTTTATCAGCAGAAACCGGCGACAGAGGCCATCGCTTCACGAAAGAAGGAACTGCTCCGGGAACGGGAAGCGAAGGCCCGCGAAATCCTGGAAGAAGCCAAGAAGGTGCTTCTCAGGGAAGGCTTTTCGGAAGACGTCATCCACGAACACGTCCAGGAAAAGGAACTCAGCGTCGCCCACCACGCCTGCCGCCTGGCCGACTTCAAGAAGGTGGACGCCGTCATTGTGCAGAAGCAGACCAGGAGCCGCCTGGAAGAATTCATGAAAGGAGACCCCCATTCGGCGCTCCTTCACCACTGTATCGTGAGTCCCATCTGGTTCGTGGACGGGCAGCCGGAACCCTCCCGGGCCGTCATCTGCGTTCAGGAAAACGATGCATCCCTCAGGGCCGTGGACCACGCCGCCTTCATGCTGGCGGAAACGGAAGTCACCCTGGAACTGGTTCACTTCTCTAGATCCGTGAATCACCCGATCCGCTGCCCCCTCACCGACACCACGAGCGCATTCCGGTCCTGGCACGCTGGACAAGGCCGGGCGATCCAGGGCTTTTTCGACCAGGTCCTCAAGGTCGTTCACGACGCCGACTTCGACGCCGATAGGGCCCGCTGGTCTATTCAACTCAGCAAAGGTAAGGTGGCTTCCGAAATCCTCGATTACTGCAAACGGGAAAAGGCGGGCATCGCCGTCCTGGGACACGCGGGAAGCCGGGACGGCACCTGGGACTTCCTCAGAAGTTCCATCACCAAGACGGTCCTCACGGACTTCAAGGATATGGCGGTCTGGGTGAACCAGTGA
- the pnp gene encoding polyribonucleotide nucleotidyltransferase, whose translation MKTSVQVEVGGRPLVLETGEVARQAGGSILARYGDTVVLVAAVQEDRVREGIDFVPLMVEYQEMSYAAGRIPGGFFRREIGRPSEKETLTSRLIDRPIRPLFPKGFNYETQVIATVLSVDQVNEPDVVALSAASAALHLSAIPFKGPVAAVRVGRVDGRYVINPSKLELERSDMNVVVAGSRDAVVMVEGGADFVSEEDLVEAIDRAHQAILPILDAQEELRRLAGTAKQEIPETAPDPALVEAIRSAAADPMREVMTTPDKLLRRDRKRELKKKVVQELSTTYPDREKEMEGILEDLEKETVRRMLVRDSRRIDGRRFDEVRPISIQVGLLPRTHGSALFRRGETQVLAVVTLGSSSDEQKIEALTGETFKSFMLHYNFPPYSVGEVKPLRGPGRREIGHGALAERAVKAILPPNGDFPYTIRVVSEVLESNGSSSMATVCGASLALMDAGVPVREPVAGIAMGLVKESDQFIVLSDILGDEDHLGDMDFKVTGNERGITAFQMDVKIPGIDRNIMTRALNQARAGRLHILEKMKAAMPAPRAELSPYAPRMTVIQINPDKIRDIIGPGGKVIRAIVAETGTKIDVDDSGRVVIMSPDQSACDKAIKRIKDLTQEPAVGEVYLARVTKVTDFGAFAEIFPNTEGLIHISQLDHKRVHKVTDVVKEGDEVLVKIIDIDREGRIRLSRKAVIEKPQQPRES comes from the coding sequence ATGAAGACAAGTGTACAGGTTGAAGTGGGTGGACGCCCGCTTGTTCTGGAGACCGGTGAAGTCGCACGTCAGGCCGGCGGATCCATTCTGGCCAGGTACGGCGACACCGTGGTGCTGGTGGCCGCGGTGCAGGAAGACCGCGTGCGCGAAGGCATCGATTTCGTCCCCCTCATGGTGGAATACCAGGAGATGAGTTACGCCGCGGGACGCATCCCCGGCGGTTTTTTCCGGCGCGAAATCGGACGCCCCAGCGAAAAGGAAACTCTGACTTCGCGGCTCATCGACCGTCCAATTCGGCCCCTTTTCCCCAAGGGCTTCAACTATGAAACCCAGGTGATCGCCACGGTCCTTTCCGTGGACCAGGTGAACGAGCCCGACGTGGTCGCCCTTTCCGCGGCTTCCGCTGCACTGCACCTTTCGGCCATCCCCTTCAAGGGGCCCGTGGCGGCGGTCCGCGTGGGACGTGTAGACGGCCGGTACGTCATCAATCCCAGCAAACTGGAACTGGAACGCAGCGACATGAACGTGGTGGTGGCCGGGAGCCGGGACGCCGTGGTGATGGTGGAAGGCGGAGCGGATTTCGTCTCCGAAGAAGACCTGGTGGAAGCCATCGATCGAGCTCACCAGGCCATCCTTCCCATCCTGGACGCCCAGGAGGAACTGCGGCGGCTGGCCGGCACAGCCAAGCAGGAGATCCCGGAAACCGCTCCCGACCCGGCCCTTGTGGAAGCGATCCGCAGTGCGGCCGCCGATCCCATGCGCGAGGTCATGACCACCCCCGACAAGCTGCTCCGCCGGGACCGCAAGCGGGAGCTCAAGAAAAAGGTCGTCCAGGAACTTTCCACCACCTATCCCGACCGGGAGAAGGAAATGGAGGGAATCCTCGAAGACCTGGAAAAAGAAACGGTCCGGCGCATGCTGGTCCGAGACAGCCGAAGGATCGACGGCCGCCGGTTCGACGAAGTCCGCCCCATCAGCATCCAGGTGGGACTGCTTCCGCGAACCCACGGTTCAGCCCTCTTCCGGCGGGGCGAAACCCAGGTGCTGGCGGTTGTCACACTGGGCTCTTCCTCCGATGAACAGAAGATCGAAGCCCTCACTGGCGAAACCTTCAAGTCATTCATGCTTCACTACAATTTCCCGCCCTACAGCGTGGGTGAAGTGAAGCCGCTTCGCGGCCCGGGACGGCGGGAAATCGGCCACGGCGCCCTGGCGGAGCGCGCCGTGAAGGCCATACTGCCGCCCAACGGCGATTTTCCGTACACCATCCGGGTGGTTTCCGAGGTGCTGGAATCCAACGGGTCCAGTTCCATGGCCACCGTCTGCGGCGCCAGCCTGGCCCTCATGGACGCCGGCGTCCCGGTGCGCGAACCGGTGGCCGGGATCGCCATGGGGCTTGTGAAGGAAAGCGACCAGTTCATCGTCCTCTCCGATATCCTGGGCGACGAAGACCACCTGGGAGACATGGACTTCAAGGTCACCGGAAACGAACGCGGCATCACCGCCTTCCAGATGGACGTGAAAATCCCGGGTATCGACCGAAACATCATGACCCGGGCGCTCAACCAGGCCCGCGCCGGCCGCCTCCACATCCTGGAAAAGATGAAAGCGGCCATGCCCGCTCCGCGAGCCGAACTGTCCCCTTACGCGCCGCGCATGACGGTCATCCAGATCAACCCCGACAAGATCCGCGACATCATCGGACCGGGCGGCAAGGTGATTCGAGCCATCGTGGCCGAAACAGGCACCAAGATCGACGTGGACGATTCCGGCCGGGTGGTGATCATGAGCCCCGACCAGTCGGCGTGCGACAAAGCGATCAAGCGCATCAAGGACCTCACCCAGGAACCCGCGGTGGGCGAAGTCTACCTGGCCCGCGTGACCAAGGTCACCGACTTCGGGGCGTTCGCCGAGATCTTTCCCAACACCGAGGGCCTCATACACATCTCGCAGCTCGACCACAAGCGGGTCCACAAGGTCACCGACGTGGTCAAGGAAGGCGACGAGGTGCTGGTGAAGATCATCGACATCGACCGGGAAGGCCGCATCCGACTCAGTCGCAAAGCCGTGATCGAAAAACCGCAGCAACCCCGGGAGTCGTGA
- a CDS encoding M16 family metallopeptidase: protein MVEKTVLANGVRVITEKIPFLHSVSTGIWVNAGSRDEQDHERGITHFIEHMLFKGTARRTALDIAKELDAVGGFSNAFTSKENVCFHAKVLDTHLPLVVDVLTDIFLNSVISEAEVERERQVILQEISMIEDIPDEHVHILFQEEYWRDHPLGWPIYGSADTVSRLGRRDILHYMRRTFHPEKIVAAAAGNLEHHAFVDLVAPSLEVLNSTPEPSRRLPPTEHPIHRVLRKDLEQVHICLGMPGCSQAHPARFACHLLNTVLGASMSSRLFQEVREKRGLAYSVYSFTNSHEDTGLLGIYAGVAPQQVEPALQVIRDELVRLAEEPISEAEFAAAKEYLKGSMYLNAESTDSRMNRLAKNEFTFGRHVSLEEVEALVDQVTPEEARSWFAGAFRPNRIGLLLLGPAHESQIRAFVG, encoded by the coding sequence TTGGTCGAGAAAACGGTTCTAGCCAACGGCGTCAGGGTGATCACCGAAAAGATTCCCTTCCTTCATTCGGTCTCGACCGGGATTTGGGTCAACGCCGGATCCCGGGACGAACAGGATCATGAACGGGGGATCACCCATTTTATCGAACACATGCTGTTCAAGGGCACCGCGCGCCGGACCGCCCTGGACATCGCCAAGGAACTGGACGCGGTGGGAGGATTCTCCAACGCCTTCACTTCCAAGGAAAACGTGTGCTTCCATGCCAAGGTGCTGGACACCCACCTCCCCCTGGTCGTGGATGTCCTGACCGACATCTTTCTGAACTCCGTCATCTCTGAAGCGGAAGTGGAACGCGAACGCCAGGTGATCCTCCAGGAAATCAGCATGATCGAGGACATCCCCGACGAACACGTCCACATCCTCTTTCAAGAAGAGTACTGGCGGGATCATCCCCTGGGATGGCCCATCTACGGATCCGCCGACACCGTTTCCAGACTCGGACGCCGGGACATCCTTCACTACATGCGCCGCACCTTCCACCCAGAAAAGATCGTGGCCGCCGCAGCGGGCAACCTCGAACATCACGCCTTTGTCGACCTGGTGGCTCCGTCCCTGGAGGTCCTCAACAGCACCCCCGAACCTTCCCGGCGCCTGCCGCCGACCGAACATCCGATCCACCGGGTCCTCCGAAAGGACCTCGAACAGGTCCACATCTGCCTGGGGATGCCCGGATGTTCCCAGGCACATCCCGCCCGCTTCGCCTGCCACCTTCTCAACACGGTCCTGGGCGCCAGCATGAGCAGCCGGCTCTTCCAGGAAGTCCGCGAAAAGCGCGGTCTCGCCTACTCCGTCTACTCCTTCACGAACAGCCACGAAGACACCGGATTGCTGGGTATTTACGCGGGAGTCGCCCCGCAGCAGGTGGAACCGGCCCTCCAGGTGATCCGGGACGAACTCGTGCGACTGGCCGAAGAACCCATTTCGGAGGCCGAGTTCGCCGCCGCTAAGGAGTACCTCAAGGGCAGCATGTACCTGAATGCGGAAAGCACCGATTCCAGAATGAATCGGCTGGCGAAAAATGAATTCACCTTCGGCCGCCACGTATCCCTGGAAGAAGTGGAAGCCTTAGTGGACCAGGTGACTCCGGAAGAGGCGCGCTCCTGGTTCGCCGGCGCCTTCCGCCCGAACCGCATCGGGCTGCTTCTGCTCGGCCCGGCTCACGAAAGCCAGATCCGAGCATTCGTAGGCTAG